The genomic segment GCGGCTTTATCCGTGCCCGGTCTCGGGAGCGGGCGTGGGTGGGAGCGAGGATGAGGAACCCGGGAACTCGATGCGAAAGCGGGTGCCTTTGCCTAGCTGGCTTTCCACGTCTATACGCCAGCCGAGCCGGTCGGCGATTGAGCGCACGATGGCGAGCCCGAGTCCGGTGCCTTCGGTACTGGCGCCGTTTTGGCCGCGGTAGAAGCGGTCGAAGATTCGCGGCAGGTCGTGCTCGGCGATACCGCTGCCGGTATCGCTCACCTCCAGCACCGACCCGCGGAAGCTGATCCGAATCTGGCCATGGGAAGTATGGGCGATCGCGTTCTTCAGCAGGTTGGCGACCGTGAGCTGCAGGGCGATGCGATCGGTTTCCAGGGTAGCGCTGGCACCGACGTCGATTTCAAGGTGCACATCCGGCCGCATCCGCAGCGTTTCCCGCAACGGCACCAGTGCCTCCTGTACCGCTTCGCGCACGTTTATCGTTTCCGCATCGGGGGTCGCAGTTTCCCGGGCGAGAAACAATAAGGCGCGGATCGATTCCTCCATGCGCGCTGCGGCGCCGGCCAGCGCTTCGACCCGCCGGCGTGCCTTGTCCGACAAGCTGGGATCCTGAACGAGCAGCTCGCAGCCGGTCTTGATGGCGGTCAGCGGCGTGCGCAGCTCGTGGCTCGCGTTGGCGGTGAACTCCTTTTCGCGACGAAGGAGCTCGGCGGCGCGGCGGTGATAGTCGGCGATCGCCTGGGCGAGACTGGCGATTTCCTCGTCCTGATAATCGGCGGCCGTCGGCGGCGCATCATCCTCGGTGCGCAACCGTGCCACGCGCCGGGCGAGATCGGTGACTTGGCGCACCAGGAGCCCCGCAACCCAGTAGCCCAACAGGGCGGTGATGACCGCCATGGTGAGCACGGCGAGCACCATCAGGTGACCGAACTCCCGCACGCGTTCCTCGTGGGGGGTCGCGTCGTACACCAGGTACAACGTGGCCTCGCCCACGCGGCGGACCTCGATGTGCAGCTCGCGTCCGTTACGCTCGAGCTCCGTGGTGCCGGGGGGCAGGTCACGGAAGGCGGCCGGTACCTGCGATCGCTCGTCAGGGGTGCGGGCGAGGTAGCCCTGGAGGTCCTCGCCTGCCAGCAGTTCGGGCACCTGCCCAAGCCGGATCTGCTCTTCGAGCCGGCGCAGCTGACCGTCCAGGATCTGGGTGACGAGATCGTCTTCCTGCTCTTCGGTGAGCATGACCACCGCCACCGACTGAACCACCACCAGGAGCAGGCTGACGGCGGCGATGGTCAGCGCGGTGCGGGTGCGCAATCCCAGCTTAGCCCGCATTTTTTCACCCACGCGCCGGGAAACCGGTGTCACGGCGCACAGAGACCCGCGGTGGCCCCAGGTTCAGGCGCGGTTCGCGCGCTAGCGTGCATGGGTCGCGGGCAGGCGGTAGCCGAGACCGTGCACGGTCTCGATCGGATCGTAGCCTGCCGCGGCCGCCAGCGCCCGCCGCAGCACGTACATCTGGCTGCGCAGGGTGTCGCTCGACTCTTGGGGCTCGCCCCATACCGCGGTTTCCAGCTCGGCGCGGGAGAACACCCGGTCCGGCTGGGCCATGAGCACTTCCAGCAGGCGGATCGCCTTGGGGGGAAGCTTGACCGGCTTGCCGCCGAAGCGGACCGATAGCGTGCGGGGATCAAAGCTGAGCTCTCCCACCTTCAGCTCGCGGTGGGTGACGCGGCCGGTGTGGCGCTTGTGCAGGGCGGTCAAGCGGGCTTCCACTTCTCGCAGGGAAAAAGGTTTGACCAGGTAATCGTCGGCGCCGTAGGAGAAACCCTCCAGCTTGTCCTCCAGGGTGTCGCGGGCGGTGAGCATCAGCACTGGCGTGTCCCTGCCGGCTTCCTCCCGTAGCTTGCGGCACAGGGTCATGCCGTCCATGCCGGGCAGGTTGAGATCCAGCAGAATGGCGTCGAAGTCGTGGGTGATGGCCAGATGCAAGCCGGTAACGCCGTCGGCGGCGGCGTCCACCACGTGGCCCCGCGCTTCCAGAAAGTCGTAGAGGTTTGTGGCGATGCTCTTGTCGTCTTCGACGATCAGGACGCGCATTTCAAGGCGATGACAGCCGCTGCCACCGGCCGTTGATGAGCCCCTCCAGCGGCTGGAACTGGATCTTGTAGGCCATCTTCCGGCTCTCGGCGATCCAGTAGCCGAGGTAGAGGTAGGGCAGCCCGAGCTCTCGGCACCGGTGGGCCTGCCACAGGATGTTGTAGGTGCCGTAGCTGGCGCCTGGCACGGTGGGTTCGAAGAAGGTGTACACCGATGAGAGCCCGTCGGACAGCTCGTCGATGATGCTCACCATCCTGAGTTCCGTGCCTTCGTGGAACTCCACCAGCTTCGAGGTGACGTTGCTCTGCAGGAGGAAGTGGCGGTACTGTTCGCGGCTATCCTGATCCATGCCTCCTCCCGCGTGGCGGTGGGCTTGGTAGCGCAGGTACAGCGCGTAGTGGGCGGCGCTATAGTGCAGGTTATGGACGCTGGCCCGCAGGTCCTGATGCCGCTTCCATGCCCGACGTTGGGAGCGGTTGGGCTTGAGCTCCGCGACCACGATGCGCACCGGAACGCAGGCGCGGCAGCTGTCGCAATACGGCCGGTAGGTGAACGCTCCGCTGCGGCGGAAGCCGGCCCGTACCAGCTCGCCGTATACCCGGCTGTCGATCAGGTGGCTCGGGGTGGCCACCTGGCTGCGCGCCATCCGCCCCGGCAGGTAGCTGCAGGGGTAGGGGGCTGTGGCGTAAAACTGCAGCACCGACAGCGGAAAGTCATTCAGCAAGGCCATCGTCAAACCGCCATTTTCCGGTGACGCCGTCATAGTTTACCAATTCCGCAACGCGCCGCGTGAAATCGCTGCGGGCAATCTCCCGCGCGCCCAGAGAGCGCAGGTGGGGCGTGGCCATCTGGCAGTCGATGAGACCGAAACCCCACCGTTCCAACTGGCGCGCCAGATGGACCAGGGCGATCTTGGAGGCGTCGCGGACGCGGGTGAACATGGACTCACCGAAGAAAGCGCGTCCCAACGACACCCCGTACAGCCCCCCCGCCAGCTCGCCGTCGATCCAGGTCTCCACCGAATGGGCGTAGCCGGCCTGATGGAGCCGATCGTAAGCCTCCATCATGGCGGGCGTAATCCAGGTGCCCGCCTGGCCGGGTCGCGGCGCAGCGCAGGCTTCCATCACCTGCCTAAACGCCGTGTCGCAACGGATTTCGTAACGGCGGTTGCGAAGCGCCTTGCGCAAGGAGCGCGAGACTTTGATCTCCGGCGGAAACAGGACCATCCGCGGGTTGGGGCTCCACCACAGGATGGGCTCGCCCTCGTTGAACCAGGGAAAGATGCCGTGCCGATAGGCGTCGAGAAGCCGGCCCACGGACAAGTCGCCGCCGGCGGCGAGCAGCCCGTTGGGCGAAGAGAGCGCTCTTTCCACCGGTGGAAACGGAGTATCGGGAAACAGCCAAGGGATCACTGACCTGACGTGAGACGTGAAGCGTGCCACCGCACGGCACGTTTCACCTTTCACGATTGACGGCGTTCAGCATCTGACCCGCTGTTCGCAATAGCTCGACAGCTCGGTGACTCGCGTGGTCCTGGTGACGGGCGTTTTGGGCAGGCTGTCAGAGCCGTGCTCCAGCACCAGGCGGAAGTCGTACTTCTGGAAAAACTCGTTGAAAAGCTCACCGCCGAGCGTTCCCAAGGCGTACAACTGGTCGGTGGCCGGCTCGTACTCGAGCAGGATGGCCGCCAGCGGCTGGTTCGCGGGCCCGCCCACCACGCGGGCCCCGTTGGCCGGATCGTACTCGCTATGCTCCGCGCAGCAGTGAATCATGCGGGGACGGGCGAAGGTGGAGCCCTCGCTGGCGTTGCGGTAGCTGATGAAGCTGATCTGGCGCGTCGGGTACGCCAGCTTGTGGGCGCAGATGGCCGAGTACGCGACGATGGAGCGTTGTGGACCGACACCGCCCGACCAGACGTAGGTCTGACCATGAGCGGTCTTGAGCTTCACGTCCCGTTGGGTGGGTTTGCCTAGGTTGAGCAGGAAGCAGGGCGTGCCGCCAAAGGGGTAGTGGAAGATGTAGTTCATGCCCACGGCCAATGAAGCGGCCTTGAGAGGTTTGTCGGCCGGGTCGACGAGAAGCGCCCGGGCATAGTAGCGGGGCGACACGGCCTGGATGGCCAAGGCTTGGGGGTTAGAGGCGGCCATCAAGGCGCCAGCGGCGCATGCCTTCATGAATTCGCGGCGTTCCATGGTCCCCTGGGGCGTCAGGGAAGTTGAATTTTTCTCTTAATGTAGGCGGGTTACCGCCCGTGTCAAGAGCGGGCGAAAGCCGCCCTTCGCCTGCCGGTCGCTCAGTAGCCGGACCTGCTGCCGCCAGCGGCCACGATCACGCCGCAGGCCAGCCGCCCGCCCGAGTTGCCCGTGGGCTGGGTCTTGTAGTCGTCCGGGTCGGCATGGACGATGACGCTGCGCCCGATGATGTTGGCCGGCCCCGAGCCGATGGACAGGCCGTCCACCTCTAGCGTGAGCTTGGCGTTGCCACTGGCGTCGGCGTTCAAATTGCCCAGGTCGCCCCCGTGGCGCTCGGCGTCGTGGGGGCCGCCGTGCTTCTTGCCGTGGGGGTTGAAATGGCCTCCCGCGCTCGTGCCGTCGGGTGCGCTGCAGTCGCCCTTCTCGTGGACGTGGAATCCGTGCAGTCCTGGAGACAGTCCCTTGACGCTGGCGACCACCAGTACCTTGCTGCCTTTCTGGGTGAAATTGACGGTACCGGTGACGCCGCTGCCCTTCAAGGGCTTGAGCTCGGCGGTCGCGGAGGGACCGGACAGGGGCAGGTCCGCGCAAGCGGCCAGGGTCAGGGCGGCAGCAACGGCGAATAGGGTTGTTCTCATGGTTGACTCCTCAGGGGTGATGGGGGGGACAGCGCTTCCATTGTAGTCGGACTCGGCGGCAAGAAACGGGTCATGCAGGCGCTTCCGATTCTTCCCGCCGGTTCACCTCCTCCGCCAGCGCTCGCAGCGCCGGCGCCACCTCGACGGGGTAGGGCGGGGCGGGGTCGAGCCCCCGCAGAGCCTCCGGCAGCTGCCGGTAATGGGCCAGGGTGCGCTCGCGGATTTTCTCGAGGGCGGGAGGGGGCGCGATGCGGCGGCCGCCTGCCATGACCTGGACGAGCAATGGTTCTCCCGCTTGGCGATCGGTTTCTACGGTGAGCACGTCGCCCGCCATGGTCCCGTTCCGCGCAAAGCGGCGATAGACCTGTTTGCGCCCGGGCCAGGTGGCTTTCTGTTCGGAGCGCTTGCGGCGGGCCCGGCCGGCGTATTCCTGGAGCTTGTAGACCGAGTCGAGGGAGGGGGCGTCGCTGGAAGTGGTGAGGCTGGTGCCGATGCCGAAACCGTCGATGGGGGCACCGGCGAGGATCAACTCCGCCAGCTTATGCTCGTCCAGGTTGCCGCTGGCCAGGATCAGCGCTTTAGGGAGTCCGCCCTCGTCCAAAATGCGGCGGACCTCGCGGGCGTGCCGGGCCAGGTCCCCGCTGTCGATGCGCACCCCGCGCACCTCAATGCCGTCGGAGGCCAAGCGCCGGGCGAGCCGCACCACGCGCCGAGCGGCGCGCTCGGTGTCGTAGGTATCGATGAGGAGGATTGCGTTGCCGGGAAACGTGCGGGCGAAGGCCTCGAACGCCTGGGTTTCCCCATCGTGGGCCTGAATGAAGGAATGGGCCATGGTGCCGTAGAGGGGAATCCCGTACTTCTGCCCGGCCAGCACCGTGGCCGTGCCGTTGAACCCTGCGAGATAGGCTGCCCGGGCGGCGAACAGTCCCGCCTCCGCACCATGGGCCCGGCGAAGCCCGAAGTCCACCAAGAGCTTGCCTTGCGCCACCAGCACCGAGCGGGCGGCCTTCGCGGCCACCATCGACTGAAAGTTGATGATGTTGAGGAGCCGGGTCTCGACGAGCTGCGCCTGGGTCAGGGGGGCCACCACCCGCAGCACCGGCTCGTTGGCGAAAAAGAGCGTGCCTTCGGGCATGGCGTACACATCCCCCTCGAAGCGCAGCCCGGCGAGGAAATCCACGAAACCCGGCTTGAACAGGCCCGACTCCGCGACCCAGTTGAGCTCCTCGTCCCGGAAGCGCAGGTTTTCGAGATAGTCCAGCGCCTGCTCGAGCCCCGCTGCCACGAGAAAGTTGCGCCCGGCCGGGAGCTTGCGCACGAACAGCTCGAAGACCGCCACCTCGTTCATGCCCCGCTCCACGTAGGCCTGCAGCATGGTGAGCTGGTACAGATCGGTGAGAAGGGGGCTCACGGTGGCGGTCATCACGCAAGGTCCGCGACGGTGATGGGCACGGCCCCCCGGCGCTCCATCTCGGCACGGGCCGCGTCCCCGTCCCCCGGCTTCACGTCGACAGCGCGGATGGCGTCGGTGAGCAGCAGTACCTGGAAGCCGTGGGCGAGGGCGTCTTTTACCGTGTTCAGGACGCAGTAATCGGTGGCCAGTCCCCCCACCACGACCCGCTTGACGCCCCGGCGCCTGAGTAGGTCCGCCAGCTCGGTGCCCTGGAAGCCGGAGTAGGCATCCCGCTCGGGCGTGGTGGCCTTGGAGATCACGATCGTGGAGGTGGGCAGGCGCAGGGAGGGCGCAAACGCCGCCCCCGGCGTCCCCGCCACGCAATGGGGCGGCCAGGGGCCGCCCTGGGCCTTGAAGGAACAGTGGTTTTCAGGATGCCAGTCCCGGGTGGCGAACACCGCAAGCCCCTTGGCCTCGAACAGCGCGGCTGCCCGATTGAGTGGTTCCACCACCCGATCTCCCTCAGGGACAGCCAGTGCCCCGCCCGGGAGAAAGTCGTTCTGCACGTCGACGATGATCAGCGCATCGCTTGGGGAAACGGTAATCGCCATGGTCGCATCCTCCTCTAATGACGCGATCTCTCTCATCGGGTGCGACGCGGTCGGAGGACCCTTGGTTTCGGATTATAGGGAGGAATGGGATTCGCCGCGAAGGGCCGGCCTATCCCGCCCCGCCCGTGGCGCAGACTTGATCCAGATCAAAGGGCGCACCGCCGTTGCCGCTACGATGACCACGGAACGAGTGGGGTCTGACTTCCACCGATTGTTCCCTTTAATCAACCTGGGAGTAAGCCGTGAAAAGAGGACGATGGGCAGTGATGGCGATGGTGGCGGGCGCGGTGATGGCATTGCCAGTTCCCCGCGCCGAGGCAGGCGACTGGTGGGTCCGTGGCCGGCTGATCCACATCGATCCCAACGCCGGTTCATCAGCCGGCGGCCCGCTGGCGCTTCCCGCGGATGCAGTGGACGTGGACAACCGCGTCGCCCCGGAGGTCGACATCAGCTACTTCTTCACCAGGAACGTTGCCTTGGAGCTCATCCTCACGTACCCGCAGAAGCACGACGTCACCCTGAACGGCGTTGACATCGGCTCGGTCAAGCACCTTCCGCCCACGCTCACGCTGCAATACCACTTCATGCCCGATCAGGCTTTCAAGCCTTACGTGGGTGCGGGCTTCAACTACACCCTTTTCACTGATCGGGACCTTCTCAACGACACGCTGGAAGTGGAGCGGGATAGCTTCGGGGGTGCGTTGCAGGCGGGGTTCGACTACGCGCTCACGAAAAACTGGTACCTCAACGTGGACGTGAAGTACTTGTGGATCGGCACCGACGTGAGGCGCAAGAGCGACGGCGCCGTGGTGACCAAGCTGGATATCGATCCGTGGGTGTATGGGCTCGGTGTCGGGTACCGCTTCTGAGTGCTTGGAAGTTGCCGCCGGCGACCATGGCCGTAGCCGAACCGGGGGCGCCCTGCTTCCACTGCGGCCTTCCCCTTCCATCTTCGCCCCGGCACTCGGTGGTCATCGACGGCGTCGAGCAGGCAGTGTGCTGTCCCGGTTGCGAGGCGGTGGCCCGCAGCATTGTGGCCGCAGGCCTCAGCGACTACTACCGGCACCGCAGTGCCTATCCTGCCCCACCGCAGACAGCGCTTCCTGACGCTCTTCAGGCGCTGGAGCTCTACGATTCGCCCAAGCTGCAGCAGGGCTTCGTGCGGACCGCGGGCGAGCACGTTCGCGAGGCGTCGCTGATCCTCGAGGGCATCCGCTGCGCCGCCTGCGTGTGGCTGAACGAGCAGCATCTCGCCCGGCTGCCCGGGGTTCTGAGCGTGAGCGTGAACTACGCCACCCGGCGCGCACGGGTGCGGTGGGACGAGACCCGCGTGCGCTTGTCCGAGATCCTTCGGGCCATCGCCGCTCTCGGCTACAGCGCCCATCCGTTCGATCCCGCGCGGCAGGAGGAGCTGCACCGGCGCGAGCGGCGGCGGGCGCTGTGGGAGCTGTTCGTCGCGGGCTTCGGGATGATGCAGGTGATGATGTACGCGGTGCCCGCCTACCTGGCGGGAGAGGGCGAGATGCCGCCCGACATCGGCGGGCTGCTCCGCTGGGCGGGGCTCATTCTCACCGCGCCGGTGGTGTTTTTCTCCGCTGCACGCTTCTTCCGCGGCGCGTGGAGCGACCTGCGGGCGCGGCGCCTGGGGATGGACACGCCGGTGGCGCTCGCCATCGGGCTCGCGTTTGCCGCCAGCGTCTGGGCCACCCTCACGGGGGAAGGCGAAACCTATTTCGACTCCATCACCATGTTCGTGTTCTTCCTGCTGGGCGGCCGCTACCTGGAATGGAACGCCCGACGCCAGGCGTCCGACGCTTCCGAGGCGCTCGCGCGCCTTGAGCCCGCCATGGCATGGAAGCTGCCGACGTATCCGGACACTGGCGTGGAAGCGCGCGTGGTGGTCGCTGAGCTTGCGCCCGGCGACTACGTGCGGGTACGCCCCGGCGAAGCGGTGCCGGCGGACGGCGTCGTCGCCGAGGGGGTCACCGCCGTCAATGAAGCGCTGCTCACGGGGGAGAGCCGGCTGGTGGCGAAACGGCCGGGCGATGCGGTGATCGGCGGCTGTCTCAACGTGGAGAGCCCGGTGGTGGTGCGGGTGGAGCGCGTGGGCGAGGAGACCGTGCTCGCTGGCATCGTGCGGCTGCTGGACCGGGCGGTGGCGGAGAAACCGCCCATCGCGGCGCTGGCGGACCGCGTGGCGGCGTGGTTCGTCGCGGCGCTGCTCGTCGTGGCGAGCGGCGTTTTTCTCTATTGGTTTTCGGTGGACCCGGCGCGGGCGCTGTGGATCACCGTGGCGGTGTTGGTGGTGACCTGCCCCTGCGCCTTGTCGCTCGCCACACCTGCCGCGCTCGGCGCGGCCACCAGCCGGCTCGCAAAGCGCGGGCTGCTGGTGACGCGGGGGCATGCGATCGAGGCGCTGGCGAAAGCGACCTACGTGGTGTTCGACAAGACGGGAACGCTCACCGAAGGCCGCCTTGCGCTCGAGGAAGCCGTCACGCTGGGGTCGCTGAGTGCCGACGAATGCCTTGCCCTCGCGGCCCGCCTCGAGCAGGGCACCGAGCATCCGATCGGCCGCGCCCTGCGGGAGGCCGCCCGGCAGCGAGGGCTCGCGATTCCACCCGGGGCCCAGCCCACCCGCGTTCCCGGCGCCGGTATGGAAGCCACAATCGACGGGCGCAGCGTGCGCATCGGGACGCCGGCGTTCGTCGCGGCCCTGGCAGGCAAGCCCCTGCCGCCCGCGTTGCGAGCGTTCGTGGAGCGCGATGACACCGCCGTGGTTTTGGGCGGCGAGGAGGGTTATCTGGCTGCGTATGCCTTCCGCGATGCCCTGCGGCCGGATGCGGCAGCCGCCGTGGGGCGCCTGCGCTCAGCAGGCCATCGGGTCACCTTGCTCTCCGGCGACCGGCTTCCGGCGGTCCGGTCCGTGGCCGAGCGCCTGGGCATCGAGGAGTTCGTGGCCGGCGCCACCCCCGAAGACAAGCTGGCTTTTGTCGAGGCGCTGCAGCGCGAAGGGGCAGTGGTGGCCATGGTGGGCGACGGCGTCAACGACGCGCCGGTGCTCGCGCGGGCCCAGGTTTCGGTGGCGGTGGGAGAGGCCGCCCAGGCCGCCCAGGCGAGCGCGGACATGGTGCTGGTGTCGGGGCGGCTCGAGGACCTGGCCCACGGCTTCGCGCTGGCGCGCCGGACCACCCGCATCATCGGCCAGAATTTCGCTTGGGCGATCGCTTATAACCTGGTGGCGCTGCCGCTCGCCATCACGGGTTTCGTCACGCCCTGGATGGCGGGCATCGGCATGGCGGGAAGCTCGCTGCTGGTGGTGCTGAACTCCCTGCGGCTGGCGTATGAGGGTTCGGGTATCAGGGATCAAGGATCGGGATTCGAGATTCCGGGTTCGGGATCCGGGCCTCGGCGAGCTCTCCTAAGTCAAGGTCATGCCTCCCTATGTACTGACTGATATCTGACCCTGATCCCTGAGGTCTGAAATGGACATCCTGTATCTCCTGATCCCGCTGTCGCTCGTGCTGGTGTTCCTGGTCGGCGCAGTGTTCTGGTGGGCGCTGAGGAGCGGGCAGTTCGACGACCTGGAAGGGCCGGCCTATCGCGTTCTCATGGACGACGACCGGCCAGGGCAAGAGGAGGGGCGCCGCACCCTTTGACTTGATCTAAGTCAAAAAACACCGGCTGCGCTGGGCCTATGATCGCTGCAGCCGTGCGCGGTGTAGCGGGTGCGTCGAGCGCCGCGGCGGCCGGAAAGATTCCGTTTGAATCATCGGGAGAGCTGAATGGAAGCGCAGGCCACGTACAACTACAAGGTGGTTCGCCAGTTCGCCGTCATGACCGTCGTGTGGGGCATCGTCGGCATGCTGGTGGGCGTGATCATCGCGGCTCAGTTGATCTGGCCGGACCTCACCTACGGCATCCCGTGGCTGTCCTACGGGCGACTGCGCCCGCTGCACACGAACGCCGTGATCTTCGCTTTCGGCGGGTCGGCTTTGTTCGCGACGTCCTACTACGTCGTGCAGCGCACTTGCCATACGCGGCTCTTCTCCGACGGCTTGGCGGCGTTCACCTTCTGGGGCTGGCAGGCGGTGATCGTGGCCGCAGCCATCACACTGCCGCTGGGTTACACCACGTCCAAGGAGTACGCCGAGCTGGAGTGGCCCATTGACCTGCTCATCACTGCGGTGTGGATCGCCTATGCCATCGTATTCTTCGGCACCATCGCCAAGCGCAGGACCCCGCACATCTACGTGGCCAACTGGTTCTTCGGCGCCTTCATCCTCACCATCGCGCTGCTGCACGTGGTGAACAGTATCGAGATGCCGGCCACCCTGTGGAAGTCCTATTCCGCCTTCAGCGGCGCCCGGGATGCCATGGTGCAATGGTGGTACGGCCACAACGCGGTGGGTTTCTTCCTGACCGCCGGCTTCCTCGGCATGATGTACTACTTCATTCCCAAGCAGGCGGGGCGGCCGGTGTACTCGTACCGGCTGTCGGTCGTGCACTTCTGGGCCCTGATCTTCACCTACATGTGGGCCGGGCCCCACCACCTGCACTACACGGCCCTGCCCGACTGGACCCAGTCGCTGGGGATGCTGTTCTCGCTGATCCTGCTGGCGCCGTCGTGGGGCGGCATGATCAACGGCATCATGACCCTGTCGGGGGCGTGGGACAAGCTGCGCACCGACCCGATCCTCAAGTTCCTGGTGACCTCCGTCTCGTTCTACGGCATGTCCACCTTCGAGGGGCCGATGATGTCGGTGAAGACGGTGAACGCCTTGTCCCACTACACCGACTGGACCATCGGTCACGTGCATTCGGGGGCTCTGGGCTGGGTGGCGATGATCTCCATCGGCTCCCTCTACTACTTGATCCCGCGCCTGGTGGGTCGCAGCGAGATGCATTCGGTCGGCCTGATCACGGTGCATTTCTGGGTGTCCACCATCGGCGTGGTGCTCTACATCGCTTCCATGTGGATCGCCGGCGTGACCCAGGGCCTCATGTGGCGGGCGGTGAACGACGACGGCACGCTCGCCTACAGCTTCGCGGAAAGCGTCAAAGCCATGTATCCCTTCTACTCGATCCGCCTTGCGGGCGGCCTCCTGTTCTTCGGTGGCATGCTGATCATGGCCTACAACGTGTGGAAGACCATGGCCGGCGCCAAGGCCGTGGACAACGTGCCGGCGCCGGTGCCGGCCGCAGCCCACTGAGGAGGCCGCCATGGGCTCGATGCACGAACGAATCGAGAAGAACATGACGCTCATGATCGTGCTCATCGTCCTGGTGGTGGCGGTGGGCGGCCTGGTGGAGATCGTGCCCCTGTTTTTCCAGCGCTCCACCACCGAGCCGGTGCCCGGTCTCAAGCCCTACACGGCGCTCGAGCTCGCCGGCCGCGACATCTACCAGCGGGAGGGTTGCTTCAACTGCCATTCCCAGATGATCCGACCGTTCCGCGCCGAGGTGGAACGCTACGGCCACTACTCGGTGGCGGGCGAGTCGGTGTACGACCATCCGTTCCTGTGGGGATCGAAGCGCACCGGTCCGGACCTCGCTCGCGTCGGCGGGCGCTACTCGGACGAATGGCACCGGGTGCACCTCATGAATCCGCGCGATGTGGTGCCCGAATCCAACATGCCGGCCTATCCGTGGCTGGCCAAGGCCAAGGTGGACGGCGCTCGGGTGGCGAAGCACATGAAAGCCCTGCAACGTGTCGGCGTGCCTTATACCGAAGAGGACATCGCCAACGCACCCAAGGAGGTGGAGGGCAAGACCGAGATGGAGGCCCTGATCGCCTACCTGCAGGGGCTGGGCACGGCGCTGAAAGGGACGCGGTGACGCCATGGACATGATCGTGGCGCGGGAAATCGTGACAGTGCTCGCGTTTCTGGGCTTCCTGGGCATCGTATGGTGGGCTTACGGGGGCCGGCGCAAGTCGCGGTTCGAGGAAGCCGCGCTCGCGCCCTTCGACGACGAAGAGCGGGCCCGCATCCGGCGGGAGACGGAGCAAGCGCGTCGCAAGGAGAGAGGGAAATGAGCGACTTTGTAAGCCCTTTCTGGGGCTGGTATATCGCCATCCTCACGGTGGTGAGCATCGTCGGCTGCGGTGTGTTCCTGTGGTTTCAGTCCAAGGCCAAGGTCAAGAAAGGCGAGGCGGTGGGCACCACCGGCCACGTGTGGGACGAGGACCTGGCGGAGTGGAACAACCCGCTGCCCGGGTGGTGGAAGAATCTGTTCTACATCACCGTCGTCTTCGCGCTGGTGTACCTGGTGCTGTATCCGGGACTTGGTGCGTTCCAGGGCCTGCTGGGCTGGAGCTCGAAGGGCCGGTTCGAGCTGGAGATGGCCAAGGCGGAGGAAACCTACGGGCCCATCTTCAACCAGTTCCTGCAGCAGGATTTGCGGGCCGTGGCGGCCGATCCCCAGGCGCGGGAGATGGGCCAGCGGCTGTTCCTCACCTACTGCGCCCAATGCCACGGATCGGACGCCCGCGGGACCGTCGGCTTTCCCAACCTGGCCGACGGCGACTGGCTCTACGGCGGCGATCCGGAGACGATCAAGGCCTCCATCGCCCACGGCCGCCGGGGCATGATGCCGCCCATGATCGACGCGGTGGGCGGCCCCGAAGGGGCGAAGGCGGTGGCCCACTACGTGCTCTCCCTCTCGGGTCGGCCCCACGACCCGAAGCTGGCCGAGCAAGGCAAGGAAAAGTTCGCGCTGTGCGCCGCCTGCCACGGCGCCGACGCCAGGGGCAACCCCCAGCTCGGCGCGCCCAACCTGACTGACAACGTGTGGCTC from the Pelomicrobium methylotrophicum genome contains:
- a CDS encoding isochorismatase family protein; the encoded protein is MAITVSPSDALIIVDVQNDFLPGGALAVPEGDRVVEPLNRAAALFEAKGLAVFATRDWHPENHCSFKAQGGPWPPHCVAGTPGAAFAPSLRLPTSTIVISKATTPERDAYSGFQGTELADLLRRRGVKRVVVGGLATDYCVLNTVKDALAHGFQVLLLTDAIRAVDVKPGDGDAARAEMERRGAVPITVADLA
- a CDS encoding heavy metal translocating P-type ATPase, whose translation is MAVAEPGAPCFHCGLPLPSSPRHSVVIDGVEQAVCCPGCEAVARSIVAAGLSDYYRHRSAYPAPPQTALPDALQALELYDSPKLQQGFVRTAGEHVREASLILEGIRCAACVWLNEQHLARLPGVLSVSVNYATRRARVRWDETRVRLSEILRAIAALGYSAHPFDPARQEELHRRERRRALWELFVAGFGMMQVMMYAVPAYLAGEGEMPPDIGGLLRWAGLILTAPVVFFSAARFFRGAWSDLRARRLGMDTPVALAIGLAFAASVWATLTGEGETYFDSITMFVFFLLGGRYLEWNARRQASDASEALARLEPAMAWKLPTYPDTGVEARVVVAELAPGDYVRVRPGEAVPADGVVAEGVTAVNEALLTGESRLVAKRPGDAVIGGCLNVESPVVVRVERVGEETVLAGIVRLLDRAVAEKPPIAALADRVAAWFVAALLVVASGVFLYWFSVDPARALWITVAVLVVTCPCALSLATPAALGAATSRLAKRGLLVTRGHAIEALAKATYVVFDKTGTLTEGRLALEEAVTLGSLSADECLALAARLEQGTEHPIGRALREAARQRGLAIPPGAQPTRVPGAGMEATIDGRSVRIGTPAFVAALAGKPLPPALRAFVERDDTAVVLGGEEGYLAAYAFRDALRPDAAAAVGRLRSAGHRVTLLSGDRLPAVRSVAERLGIEEFVAGATPEDKLAFVEALQREGAVVAMVGDGVNDAPVLARAQVSVAVGEAAQAAQASADMVLVSGRLEDLAHGFALARRTTRIIGQNFAWAIAYNLVALPLAITGFVTPWMAGIGMAGSSLLVVLNSLRLAYEGSGIRDQGSGFEIPGSGSGPRRALLSQGHASLCTD
- a CDS encoding OmpW/AlkL family protein — translated: MKRGRWAVMAMVAGAVMALPVPRAEAGDWWVRGRLIHIDPNAGSSAGGPLALPADAVDVDNRVAPEVDISYFFTRNVALELILTYPQKHDVTLNGVDIGSVKHLPPTLTLQYHFMPDQAFKPYVGAGFNYTLFTDRDLLNDTLEVERDSFGGALQAGFDYALTKNWYLNVDVKYLWIGTDVRRKSDGAVVTKLDIDPWVYGLGVGYRF
- a CDS encoding nicotinate phosphoribosyltransferase, whose amino-acid sequence is MTATVSPLLTDLYQLTMLQAYVERGMNEVAVFELFVRKLPAGRNFLVAAGLEQALDYLENLRFRDEELNWVAESGLFKPGFVDFLAGLRFEGDVYAMPEGTLFFANEPVLRVVAPLTQAQLVETRLLNIINFQSMVAAKAARSVLVAQGKLLVDFGLRRAHGAEAGLFAARAAYLAGFNGTATVLAGQKYGIPLYGTMAHSFIQAHDGETQAFEAFARTFPGNAILLIDTYDTERAARRVVRLARRLASDGIEVRGVRIDSGDLARHAREVRRILDEGGLPKALILASGNLDEHKLAELILAGAPIDGFGIGTSLTTSSDAPSLDSVYKLQEYAGRARRKRSEQKATWPGRKQVYRRFARNGTMAGDVLTVETDRQAGEPLLVQVMAGGRRIAPPPALEKIRERTLAHYRQLPEALRGLDPAPPYPVEVAPALRALAEEVNRREESEAPA
- the ccoS gene encoding cbb3-type cytochrome oxidase assembly protein CcoS, yielding MDILYLLIPLSLVLVFLVGAVFWWALRSGQFDDLEGPAYRVLMDDDRPGQEEGRRTL